CGTCTCCCCCTTCACCCATTCCAGAAAGGTGATGATCGATAGGTAAGCCGAATTGGCAAACAGCAGCGAGACGATCGCCAAGACGACGTGCAGCAGTTTCCGCAGCCGCGGGCCGACGGCGCGGACCGGTTTTTTGATCGGAGCGGTTGGTTGCGGCACGCTGCCGCCGGGCGAAGTTGCTTCGGACATGAGGGATCTCGAGATGGGGGAACGCTAGCGAAGAAGGCGAAGCGATCACGCGCGATCTATGCCCGATTCGACTCGGCGTTCCGCTTCGCTTCAGCGATTGCGGGGGGCGGAGTCGCAGCAGAAGTGAATCGGTCCAAAAGACCAACTCACGACCAACGTTCTCAGGTTTGCCCACCGATACCATTGCAGTGGAACCGGCAGACTCAAAAGGCCTGGGAAACGTTACTGGATAACGCGTGAGATGCGCTACCCGCGAGGCGGCCGTTGGATGCCCAAAGAGAACCCGTCGCAAGGACGAAGCGACGACATGGCGGTGAGGGAAGATGCGTCGATCATTCCCGGAAGCAAATAGGCAGCGTCGATCCCCAATTGCTGAGAATCTCGCTCGGATGTTGGTGCGGGAGCCGTCGGGAGACTCGGCAGACCAGGAGCCGCTTGGCACTGGGGCCCTCGACAATCGCAAGGTCGCAGCGGCGAACGGTTTGATGAAAAAGAACCGTCGCTGGGCGAGTGGTTTGATGCGTCGCGAACCGCAAACTTCAAAGTGTGCTGGAGCGGAACCGATCCCATCGCATGAAGACCGCTGGAATGCGATGGCAGCGGATTGGCCAGCCAGTCTCCGCAGCTAGCCCACGCCGATTCGCTCATTGCCATACCGGCAACGACCGCGACGATCAGACAGCGAAGAGTGACAAGACGCAACACGATCAACGGATCTCGGGAGAAGAGAATGAACCCGGCATACCTAAACTGAGGAAACCAGACTAGCGTCGCTGACGCGGGGTGTCAATTTTCGATATTCTTAGTTGAACGGTCGTCCATTCGTTTGTTGATCCGCCTAGCCACGCAGGAGTTGCCGCTTGTCCGAAACCTGGAATCACGTCGCCTGTCCGGGTTGCAGTTGTCTCTGCGATGATCTTTCCGTGCAGTTCGACGGCGATCGGCTTTTGTCGTTCGAACCGGCTTGCCCGCGTGGGGAGCAGTGGTTTCGCACGCGGTGCGAATCGTCGCCCCGCGGGCCGCAGGTCGCCGGAGTCACTGTCGACTACGATTCCGCCATCGCCGTGGCGGTCGAGATCCTTCGCGCGGCGGACTACCCGCTGATCTATGGACTTTCCCAAAGTGCGACGCCCGGTCAACGCGCGGCGATCGCTCTGGCAGATGCTTTGAGCGGCGTTGCCGATACGACCGCTTCGTTGGACCACTCCGCAGCGATCATGGCATTGCAGGAGTTTGGCGAAGTGACCTGCACGCTGGGCGAGATCCGCAATCGCGCCGATCTTGTCATCTTCTGGGGCTGCGATCCGGCGAGCTCCCATCCGCGACATGCGGAGCGTTATTCGATTCATCCCCGCGGCCGTTGGTTGCCCGGCGGGCGAGACGACCGCACGGTGGTGATGATCGGAACCGCGGGGCAAGTCGAACAATGCCGATTGGACGCCGAGGGAACGACGCCGGACATCACGATTGCGATCCAGCCGGGGCAAGATTTTGAGACCCTTTCCCTACTGCGACGGCTCGTCCGCGGAGACCACGTGGCCGATGTCCCGGCACCGCTGGGACAACTGGTTCCGCTGATGAAAGGCTGCAAATATGGCGCCTTCTTTTATGGACTAGGACTTGGCAGTGGCGACGACAGCGAATCCTCGGCGGCAGCGCCGATCGATCACGTGAACGTCGCGGCACTGCTGCAATTGGTCGCCGAACTCAATGCATTCGCGAGAATTACGGCCCGACGGATGGGGCGGCACGGGGAGGTTTCGGGAGCGGATAACGTTCTCTGTTGGCAGACCGGATATCCATTTGCCGTCGATTTCTCTTGCGGTTACCCGCGTCACAATCCGAGCGAGTTCTCTGCGGATGGACTGCTGGCGCGAGGCGATGTCGACGCGGCGGTCTTGGTGGGGGCCGAAACGATTCCTCGGTTCTCCGCGGCCGCACGAAAACATCTGGAATCGATCCCGACCATTCTGTTGGACCATCCCGCTGCCCAATTGCCGTTCCAGTCGACGGTCGAATTCAGCACCGCCGTCTACGGTCTACACGCATCCGGAACGACCTTTCGAATGGACAACGTGCCGCTCGCCCTGCACGCGATGGTGCCGACGAAGCTGCCAACCGATGCCGACGTGCTGACCGATCTGATGAATGGTCTGGCAATAGAAGCAGGCATCGGATCCCGCAGGGATCCCAGACGGTAGCCGGTGGTTTGAGCGGAGCGAATACCGCCCCCGAAGGTGCGCTGCTGCGCGACGAGCTCCGGCTACCATCGTTGGATCCCTTTGGGATGCTCCCCATCGCGTCGCACGTTTTAGGTCGATGTCTTGGCCGATTGGCGATATTTGCTCGGCTGAACCCCGACGACATTTTTGAACGCCACCGAGAGGTATTCGTCGTGGCGGTATC
Above is a genomic segment from Rosistilla ulvae containing:
- a CDS encoding formylmethanofuran dehydrogenase subunit B, whose translation is MSETWNHVACPGCSCLCDDLSVQFDGDRLLSFEPACPRGEQWFRTRCESSPRGPQVAGVTVDYDSAIAVAVEILRAADYPLIYGLSQSATPGQRAAIALADALSGVADTTASLDHSAAIMALQEFGEVTCTLGEIRNRADLVIFWGCDPASSHPRHAERYSIHPRGRWLPGGRDDRTVVMIGTAGQVEQCRLDAEGTTPDITIAIQPGQDFETLSLLRRLVRGDHVADVPAPLGQLVPLMKGCKYGAFFYGLGLGSGDDSESSAAAPIDHVNVAALLQLVAELNAFARITARRMGRHGEVSGADNVLCWQTGYPFAVDFSCGYPRHNPSEFSADGLLARGDVDAAVLVGAETIPRFSAAARKHLESIPTILLDHPAAQLPFQSTVEFSTAVYGLHASGTTFRMDNVPLALHAMVPTKLPTDADVLTDLMNGLAIEAGIGSRRDPRR